A section of the Coleofasciculus sp. FACHB-T130 genome encodes:
- a CDS encoding HAMP domain-containing sensor histidine kinase, with protein sequence MKVGIKRFAVQVHPPSSTLGSLGTPYPPDLRSICKLHLEQIGAQLPVVAAWIVYQDLDTQKRQLVAYYSDERQGNYAELPKFFAEVGWEDSLPALKLSEITKRAKSASADAACSYNTYVCPLSEQKAKEVGYLLLWSKNPLSSLQQQGVEKQAQLLSHYLVMSRECSRQKAEIQLLEQVLGRTEHQLRNPLALISLYAENLCLGLPCGCLQEQAGIVRETVNELIENLTDLVYCGQQAKLQVAPYELRKTLAESIQGLQPWLEEKRLHIRYPEKPVTLAGDRWQMKQVFDNLLSNAVHFSPPGGMITCNWQVFQSEVIVEVSDCGSGLSEEDLKQVFTPFYSKRPGGTGLGLAIAKKIILDHRGTIWVENLPSGGAQFSFTLPR encoded by the coding sequence ATGAAGGTTGGAATAAAACGGTTTGCTGTACAGGTGCATCCACCTTCCTCCACACTCGGTTCGCTAGGTACACCGTACCCTCCCGATCTTAGGAGTATTTGCAAGCTCCATCTCGAACAGATAGGCGCACAACTACCTGTTGTAGCCGCCTGGATTGTTTACCAAGATTTAGATACCCAAAAGCGTCAATTAGTAGCCTATTATTCAGACGAGCGCCAAGGAAATTACGCAGAGTTGCCCAAATTTTTTGCTGAGGTGGGGTGGGAAGATTCCCTACCTGCGCTGAAGTTAAGCGAAATAACCAAGCGTGCTAAAAGTGCATCTGCTGACGCCGCTTGTAGCTACAACACTTACGTTTGCCCTCTCAGCGAGCAGAAAGCCAAAGAAGTTGGGTATTTGCTGTTATGGAGTAAAAATCCCCTTTCTTCGCTGCAACAACAAGGCGTAGAAAAACAGGCTCAATTACTGAGTCACTACCTGGTGATGTCTCGTGAGTGTTCCCGTCAAAAAGCTGAGATTCAATTACTTGAGCAAGTGCTAGGTCGTACAGAACATCAACTGCGAAATCCCTTGGCACTGATTAGTCTTTACGCCGAAAATTTATGTTTAGGGTTGCCATGTGGCTGCTTGCAAGAGCAGGCTGGGATTGTTCGCGAAACCGTGAATGAGTTAATTGAAAACTTAACGGATTTGGTTTATTGCGGACAGCAGGCAAAACTACAGGTAGCACCTTATGAGCTGCGGAAAACATTGGCTGAAAGTATCCAAGGTCTGCAACCTTGGTTAGAAGAAAAACGACTGCATATCCGCTATCCGGAGAAGCCGGTCACGCTGGCAGGGGATCGATGGCAGATGAAACAGGTATTTGACAACCTGTTGAGTAATGCAGTTCATTTTAGCCCCCCTGGGGGAATGATTACTTGTAATTGGCAAGTCTTTCAATCTGAAGTAATCGTTGAAGTTTCCGATTGCGGTTCCGGGCTTTCTGAAGAAGACTTGAAACAAGTATTCACACCTTTTTATTCTAAGCGTCCAGGCGGTACTGGTTTGGGTTTGGCGATCGCAAAAAAAATTATCCTCGACCATCGAGGAACCATTTGGGTAGAAAACTTGCCTTCTGGTGGGGCACAGTTTTCCTTCACCCTACCTCGATAG
- a CDS encoding response regulator transcription factor → MSAPAPISILLVDDEPRFRAGIRTLLDFLSNNGSFRFEIVGEAASVEQALKLTAEQKPAMILLDMELPPGDGITALIGLGEMSYKGKVLVLSGHREDEWVFRAMQAGASGYVFKDRVATQLCEAINTVMKNEVYLSPEVAACFFRLFQFYAGRSHLSGRSIHLTEREREVLHWLVEGSSNEEIARRLYITVATVKAHLTAIFEKLSVTSRTQAIVKALKLGLVSA, encoded by the coding sequence ATGTCCGCACCAGCGCCAATTTCGATTTTACTCGTGGATGATGAACCACGCTTTCGAGCAGGGATACGGACTCTACTTGACTTCTTGAGTAATAACGGCTCTTTTCGATTTGAGATTGTCGGAGAGGCGGCTTCTGTAGAGCAAGCGTTAAAATTAACCGCTGAGCAAAAGCCAGCGATGATTTTGCTGGATATGGAATTGCCCCCTGGAGATGGAATTACCGCCTTGATCGGTTTAGGAGAAATGTCCTATAAGGGGAAAGTGTTAGTTCTCTCAGGACACCGGGAAGACGAATGGGTGTTTCGGGCGATGCAGGCGGGTGCTAGCGGGTACGTGTTTAAAGACCGGGTGGCAACTCAACTGTGCGAAGCAATTAACACCGTCATGAAAAATGAAGTGTATTTATCGCCAGAAGTTGCAGCTTGCTTCTTTCGATTGTTTCAATTTTATGCAGGGCGATCGCATCTTTCCGGTCGGAGCATTCACTTAACCGAACGAGAGCGAGAAGTCTTACACTGGCTCGTTGAAGGATCTTCTAATGAAGAAATTGCCCGCCGCCTTTACATCACAGTCGCTACAGTTAAAGCTCACTTAACAGCAATTTTTGAAAAACTCAGTGTCACCAGCCGCACGCAAGCAATTGTAAAAGCCTTAAAACTGGGATTAGTTAGTGCTTAA
- a CDS encoding DUF4255 domain-containing protein — MSNYLAIATVTAALQRTLQAVVQIDLDGARVTTVRPSNLGSGTPETGVNIYLYQVSLNPVWRSSADVRNRNRKGEMAKRSHNALDLHYMISLYGNEVELEPQRLLGSVVRTLKDRSTLTQEMIWDTIADSNFTYLADSNLSEQLEEISFVPMDLSLEDLSKVWSVFFQTPYTLSVAYRATVVMIEGEEAAQKALPVREYRFSGVVPFSNQPVIQEVVSQAGRFQAILADSTLLIRGKNLNSNITRVRLGEVEATPSEVHETQVTLPLSAFSAESLRAGVQSLQVIHHLSSPSAPVANGGVESNGASRGNSTPALSLQPALQRSVESNVAPFVLRPTITEVSITDIQGSGDELRSANLTLQVNLTIGNKQRVVVALNERSIDNPGAYLFDALPRRADTTSVIIPVRDVKPGEYLVRVHVDGAESMLSVDTDKDSPTFQQYIDPKVAIV; from the coding sequence ATGAGCAATTATTTAGCGATCGCTACTGTCACTGCTGCTTTGCAAAGAACTTTGCAAGCTGTTGTACAAATAGACCTGGATGGCGCAAGAGTGACAACGGTGCGACCCAGTAACTTAGGGAGTGGCACCCCAGAGACGGGAGTGAACATCTACCTGTATCAAGTGAGTCTCAATCCCGTGTGGCGCAGCAGTGCAGATGTGCGGAATCGGAATCGCAAGGGCGAAATGGCAAAGCGATCGCACAATGCTCTCGATCTGCATTACATGATCAGTCTCTATGGCAATGAGGTTGAGTTAGAACCGCAACGACTTTTAGGCAGCGTCGTCCGTACCCTTAAAGATCGCTCAACTCTAACCCAGGAAATGATTTGGGACACGATCGCTGATTCTAACTTTACCTACTTAGCGGACTCTAACCTCTCCGAACAGCTCGAAGAAATTAGCTTCGTGCCAATGGATTTATCTTTAGAAGATTTATCTAAAGTTTGGTCGGTATTCTTCCAAACCCCATACACCCTATCAGTGGCTTACCGAGCGACCGTAGTCATGATAGAAGGGGAAGAAGCAGCCCAGAAAGCTTTACCCGTACGCGAGTATAGGTTCAGCGGTGTGGTACCGTTTTCCAATCAGCCGGTGATTCAGGAGGTAGTGTCTCAAGCGGGCAGGTTTCAGGCAATCTTGGCAGACAGCACGTTGCTGATTCGGGGTAAAAATTTGAATAGCAACATCACGCGGGTGCGTCTTGGTGAGGTGGAAGCGACGCCTTCAGAAGTTCACGAAACCCAGGTCACATTGCCCCTAAGTGCCTTCTCTGCCGAGTCGCTCCGCGCAGGCGTACAAAGTCTACAGGTGATTCATCACCTCTCAAGTCCCAGCGCGCCTGTAGCAAACGGTGGAGTTGAATCTAACGGCGCATCCAGAGGCAACTCGACCCCCGCGTTAAGCCTCCAGCCTGCTCTCCAACGCAGTGTGGAGTCGAATGTGGCACCGTTTGTATTGCGTCCAACGATTACAGAAGTAAGTATTACCGACATTCAGGGAAGTGGAGATGAACTGCGCTCGGCGAACCTGACGCTGCAAGTAAATCTTACTATCGGCAACAAGCAGCGAGTTGTGGTGGCGCTGAACGAACGGTCAATCGATAACCCAGGCGCTTATCTGTTTGATGCTTTACCGCGTCGAGCCGATACAACCTCGGTAATCATTCCGGTTCGAGATGTGAAGCCAGGAGAGTATTTGGTGCGGGTACACGTAGATGGAGCGGAAAGTATGTTGAGCGTAGATACGGACAAAGACAGCCCGACCTTCCAGCAGTATATTGACCCAAAGGTAGCGATTGTATGA
- a CDS encoding ATP-binding protein: protein MMTTTSDRWQAANQRYFMGEVARVRQALERQAAKMQGEEKVQEEDFLPLTSNLSPPATLEQLCKTFGLSDFERDILLLCVGMELDPSFPSLCAIAQGNERQAYPTMSLALAILSDSHWDALTPTASLRRWQLIEVGTGNTLTSSPLRIDERILHYIAGVQHLDERLIGIIEPLHRSVQSLVPSHRQVAEQLAGTWLQASQQGSALPVVQLCGDETASKRAIASATCALLQLNLNAMSAQVIPTSPSDFNSILRLWNREAILSESVLLLDCDDVDTSDPARENIIATLIEGITSPVIVISPERRRSRQRPSITIDVSKPTAPEQRAIWQDALGEAAESLNGHLDTLVSHFSLSAPSIYAVCTEAKGRGENKESLCSLSPQSSVLSPQSSALSPQETLSNLLWDTCRSQARQRLNDLAQPIIPGASWNELVLPEAQRQVLRDIAAHVRQRAKVYENWGFGGSGRGLGISALFAGGSGTGKTMAADVLAGELQLDLYRIDLSSVISKYIGETEKNLRRVFDAAEAGGAILLFDEADALFGKRSEVKDSHDRHANIEVAYLLQRMEAYRGLAILTTNLKGSLDQAFLRRIRFIVQFPFPDATQRAEIWQRIFPRKTPTEGLDPVKLARLNVAGGNIRNIALNAAFIAADANEPVGMQHILQAAKSEYVKLERPLTDAEVKGWV, encoded by the coding sequence ATGATGACCACGACTAGCGATCGCTGGCAAGCAGCGAATCAGCGCTACTTCATGGGAGAAGTTGCTCGCGTGCGTCAGGCGTTAGAACGCCAAGCGGCAAAGATGCAAGGAGAGGAAAAAGTCCAGGAAGAAGATTTTCTACCTCTGACCTCGAACCTTTCGCCTCCAGCAACACTAGAACAACTGTGCAAAACCTTCGGTTTGTCAGATTTTGAGCGGGATATCCTGCTGTTGTGCGTGGGGATGGAACTTGACCCCAGTTTTCCTTCTTTATGCGCGATCGCTCAAGGCAACGAGCGGCAGGCGTATCCGACAATGAGCTTAGCGCTGGCGATTCTATCTGACTCCCACTGGGATGCACTCACCCCCACTGCCTCATTGCGTCGCTGGCAACTGATTGAAGTTGGGACAGGCAATACACTCACCTCCAGTCCCCTGCGAATTGACGAGCGAATATTGCACTACATCGCTGGCGTGCAACATCTAGATGAACGGCTCATAGGCATTATCGAGCCATTGCACCGATCGGTTCAAAGTTTGGTGCCATCGCACCGACAAGTTGCAGAACAACTGGCAGGGACGTGGTTGCAGGCATCGCAACAAGGTTCGGCGTTACCTGTCGTGCAGCTATGTGGAGATGAGACTGCCAGCAAACGAGCGATCGCATCTGCAACTTGCGCTCTTTTGCAGCTCAACTTAAATGCGATGTCCGCCCAAGTCATTCCCACCAGTCCTAGCGACTTTAATAGCATTCTGCGGCTATGGAATCGGGAAGCGATTCTCAGTGAGAGTGTCCTGTTACTCGACTGCGACGATGTAGACACAAGCGATCCAGCACGAGAAAATATCATTGCCACGTTGATTGAAGGAATTACCAGTCCGGTAATCGTCATCAGTCCTGAAAGACGGCGATCGCGACAGCGTCCCTCAATTACGATTGATGTTAGCAAGCCAACCGCCCCCGAACAACGAGCTATCTGGCAAGATGCCTTGGGTGAAGCAGCAGAAAGCTTGAACGGACATCTAGATACGCTGGTATCCCATTTCAGCCTTAGCGCCCCTTCTATTTACGCTGTTTGTACTGAGGCAAAAGGTAGAGGAGAGAATAAAGAATCTCTCTGTTCACTCAGCCCTCAGTCCTCAGTCCTCAGTCCTCAGTCCTCAGCTCTCAGCCCTCAAGAAACGCTCAGCAACCTCTTGTGGGATACCTGCCGTTCACAAGCTCGCCAGAGACTCAACGACCTGGCTCAACCCATTATCCCAGGAGCCAGTTGGAATGAGCTGGTATTGCCAGAGGCACAGCGACAGGTGTTGCGCGACATTGCCGCTCACGTTCGGCAACGTGCCAAAGTATACGAAAACTGGGGATTTGGCGGCAGCGGACGCGGCTTGGGCATCAGCGCCTTATTTGCCGGAGGCAGCGGTACTGGCAAAACAATGGCAGCAGATGTACTGGCTGGCGAATTGCAGCTAGACCTTTATCGCATCGACCTGAGTTCTGTCATCAGTAAGTATATCGGGGAGACAGAAAAGAACCTGCGGCGCGTATTTGATGCCGCAGAAGCTGGGGGAGCAATTCTGCTGTTTGACGAAGCTGACGCCCTGTTTGGCAAGCGTTCTGAAGTGAAAGACAGCCACGACCGTCATGCCAATATTGAAGTTGCCTACCTGCTACAACGCATGGAAGCTTACCGAGGCTTAGCGATTTTGACGACTAATTTAAAAGGTTCTCTCGATCAGGCATTTCTGCGCCGGATTCGTTTTATCGTTCAGTTTCCCTTCCCCGATGCCACCCAAAGAGCCGAGATTTGGCAGCGCATCTTCCCCAGAAAAACACCGACTGAAGGGCTAGATCCTGTGAAGCTGGCACGGCTAAACGTCGCCGGGGGAAACATTCGCAATATTGCCTTAAATGCAGCCTTTATCGCCGCAGACGCCAATGAGCCGGTCGGGATGCAACACATTTTGCAAGCAGCAAAAAGCGAATATGTCAAACTGGAAAGACCTCTCACCGATGCTGAAGTGAAAGGCTGGGTGTGA
- a CDS encoding Nif11-like leader peptide family natural product precursor produces MAKEEVIKLFRAVQTDSALREKLNSAPDLETLVKMAEECGYHFTVEEWKDTTGFKVEELEGELSEIPGL; encoded by the coding sequence ATGGCAAAAGAGGAAGTAATAAAACTTTTTAGAGCTGTTCAAACTGACTCCGCCTTACGGGAAAAGCTCAACTCTGCACCCGACTTGGAAACCTTAGTCAAAATGGCTGAAGAATGTGGTTATCACTTTACAGTTGAAGAATGGAAAGATACAACCGGATTTAAGGTAGAAGAGTTGGAAGGGGAATTGTCAGAAATCCCTGGTTTATAA
- a CDS encoding substrate-binding domain-containing protein: MALTNIPKIVLREYLRRNPPHFRLHQYGWLSQYQWIAPVVDEIKTELDPLTLEEPTTPSDLTEVPPPQFTPQVQGVDHLYRQYRCKYSEALSCTLPLQTVQQDPTAKYCSECSFPATLAEKSEIRGRRGRYRIEGLLGRRGMGRLYKGIQVADQQPVVIKEYLLPDRCFNEEEIRLRQQTFELAAGLTLADGRVQDVRLRHPWDAISDPIAERCYLVTTSNLDTHPTLNACLAANGAMTSRQVRQVLNQVLQTLEFLHGQKFSLPSGQVQQGIAHGNISLDSLLMVTDDQKFFIHVCDLALWERLFDLPTAQTVIPTVTQDLIALGYVAFYLLVGRSTDPVSGQLLDPKDEQQWPVVEPHLKMFIFRLLGLDVSFESAEEARQALLKLPPEKPVDLVVVDTVPPEEQKTKLRRPPWLLLGALGVTLLGILIWFLIPKSQAGNRAADDDFLVCCIKEIPGIPAGKFTYTAEKDGTWSYILRHANLISKNKTLEDKLRERQPKLELNYQAEPSGEDAIAKVSSQQVDFAISSLVSDLTSELKYKQVAYDGLVVFVAFSYAKRDKSLPQSLRGQITFEQLRQLYTGEITNWQVLGGPDLPVKLYIPKETEAVRIFEQRVLKDEQKIALFRKLIQKSEQPPPLFKNSFEPEIKPLSTFETLRQVIRDFEDDEVGGIAFGTISKVFGQCSAYPLALKDGNKPAIQALIQDNGKPVEPTTDLCDDKGSYHPNIEFFKNSTYPLAYPITVIYSGDNRRIPAGQKFADLLRTLEAQRLLSKAGLVPLQPLE, translated from the coding sequence GTGGCACTGACAAACATTCCCAAAATTGTTCTAAGGGAGTATCTAAGGCGGAACCCCCCCCATTTCAGACTCCACCAATACGGTTGGTTGAGTCAATACCAATGGATTGCGCCTGTCGTTGATGAAATCAAAACCGAACTCGATCCGCTAACGCTAGAAGAACCAACGACTCCATCAGACCTAACAGAAGTACCGCCGCCTCAATTTACCCCGCAGGTCCAGGGAGTTGACCACCTCTACAGACAGTACCGTTGCAAGTATAGTGAAGCCTTAAGCTGTACCTTACCGTTACAAACGGTTCAGCAAGATCCAACCGCCAAATATTGCTCAGAATGTAGTTTCCCTGCCACCTTAGCTGAGAAAAGTGAGATCCGGGGACGTCGGGGAAGATATCGAATCGAAGGCTTATTGGGACGCCGGGGAATGGGACGGCTGTACAAGGGAATTCAGGTTGCCGATCAGCAGCCAGTTGTGATTAAAGAGTACCTGCTTCCCGACCGTTGTTTCAACGAGGAAGAAATCCGCCTGCGTCAGCAAACCTTCGAGTTAGCAGCCGGTTTGACTCTAGCAGATGGAAGAGTCCAAGATGTTCGCTTGCGTCACCCTTGGGACGCCATTTCTGACCCGATTGCGGAACGCTGCTATCTTGTTACCACGAGCAATTTAGATACGCATCCAACTCTAAACGCCTGCCTTGCCGCCAATGGTGCGATGACCAGTCGGCAAGTGCGCCAAGTTCTCAACCAAGTCCTGCAAACCCTGGAGTTTCTCCACGGTCAAAAGTTTAGTCTGCCCTCCGGTCAGGTGCAGCAGGGAATCGCTCACGGCAATATTAGTTTGGATAGTCTGCTGATGGTGACAGACGACCAGAAATTTTTTATCCATGTGTGCGATTTGGCGCTTTGGGAGCGTCTGTTCGATCTGCCAACTGCCCAAACCGTTATCCCTACAGTTACCCAAGACTTAATCGCTTTGGGATACGTGGCTTTTTACCTGTTAGTAGGACGCTCTACTGACCCTGTTTCCGGTCAGCTGCTTGACCCCAAGGATGAACAGCAATGGCCTGTGGTGGAACCTCACCTCAAAATGTTCATTTTTCGCCTTTTAGGGCTAGATGTCAGTTTTGAGAGTGCTGAGGAAGCACGACAAGCACTGTTGAAGTTGCCGCCGGAAAAACCAGTCGATCTGGTAGTTGTAGACACAGTGCCGCCGGAAGAGCAAAAAACCAAGCTGCGCCGTCCTCCCTGGCTGCTGCTGGGTGCTTTGGGAGTGACTTTGTTGGGAATACTCATCTGGTTTTTGATTCCGAAGTCCCAAGCGGGTAATCGTGCCGCCGATGATGATTTTCTGGTTTGTTGCATCAAGGAAATCCCTGGTATTCCTGCGGGTAAGTTTACTTACACAGCAGAAAAAGACGGAACATGGAGCTATATCCTGCGCCACGCTAATCTCATCTCAAAGAACAAAACTTTAGAAGACAAGCTCCGAGAACGTCAGCCGAAATTAGAGTTGAATTATCAAGCTGAGCCTTCCGGAGAGGACGCGATCGCGAAAGTCAGTTCGCAGCAAGTAGACTTTGCGATTTCTAGCTTGGTGAGTGATTTGACCAGCGAATTGAAGTATAAACAAGTTGCCTACGATGGGCTGGTCGTGTTTGTTGCCTTCAGCTACGCCAAACGAGATAAAAGCCTTCCTCAGTCTCTCAGGGGTCAAATTACTTTTGAGCAATTGCGTCAGCTTTACACTGGCGAAATTACTAATTGGCAAGTTTTAGGAGGGCCTGATTTACCTGTAAAACTCTATATTCCGAAAGAAACTGAGGCGGTACGAATATTTGAGCAACGAGTTCTTAAAGATGAGCAAAAAATTGCTCTATTTAGAAAATTAATTCAAAAGAGCGAGCAACCACCTCCTTTGTTTAAAAACTCTTTCGAGCCAGAAATTAAGCCTTTGTCAACTTTCGAGACTCTACGACAGGTGATTCGGGATTTTGAGGATGATGAGGTTGGGGGAATTGCCTTTGGCACAATCAGCAAAGTTTTCGGTCAATGTTCGGCTTATCCCTTAGCTTTAAAAGACGGAAATAAACCAGCAATCCAGGCGTTAATTCAAGATAATGGGAAGCCTGTAGAGCCAACAACAGACCTCTGTGATGATAAAGGAAGTTATCATCCTAATATAGAATTTTTCAAAAATAGCACCTACCCCTTGGCATATCCGATAACGGTTATTTATTCTGGAGATAACCGTCGTATCCCGGCTGGTCAAAAGTTCGCCGATTTGCTGAGAACTCTTGAGGCACAGCGATTGCTGAGCAAAGCAGGACTGGTGCCGTTACAACCGCTAGAATAG
- a CDS encoding phage tail protein, whose translation MPAPLPPAQSSASSRNNGQNKNGTSVRELNYVTANRFYVEIQSNITACFTECQGLGVTIKAQKHYEGGVNDQQRIFLGQAEFSDVTLKRGITNDLVFWDWISKILSDVGRNQGNNLPKKERRNINILVFNPAGETMQCWTLIGAVPVAWKSASLSADSNAVAIEELTLSYESLQVDKSRNGGSSISGGRDSLGYFA comes from the coding sequence ATGCCCGCCCCACTGCCACCAGCACAGTCGTCTGCGTCAAGTCGCAATAATGGACAGAACAAAAATGGCACTAGCGTCCGCGAACTAAACTACGTTACTGCCAATCGTTTTTATGTAGAAATTCAAAGTAATATTACTGCCTGTTTCACCGAGTGCCAAGGCTTGGGCGTGACGATCAAGGCTCAAAAACACTATGAAGGCGGTGTCAACGATCAACAGAGAATTTTTCTAGGTCAGGCAGAATTTTCAGATGTGACCCTCAAGCGGGGTATCACTAATGATTTAGTTTTTTGGGATTGGATTAGTAAAATATTAAGCGATGTTGGGCGTAATCAAGGCAATAATCTACCGAAAAAAGAACGTCGTAACATTAATATTTTGGTATTCAACCCAGCAGGAGAAACAATGCAGTGTTGGACACTAATTGGTGCCGTTCCTGTTGCCTGGAAGTCAGCCTCATTAAGCGCGGATTCCAATGCAGTGGCAATTGAAGAGTTAACACTTTCATACGAGAGTTTACAGGTTGATAAGTCACGCAATGGCGGCTCTTCAATTTCCGGTGGACGCGATAGTTTGGGATACTTTGCCTAG